The Nitrospiraceae bacterium DNA segment CGCAATCTGCCTGACTCATGTTGAAACTCGTACAACTACAACGGGGCTAGGTCATACAAAGAAGCAACCATTAACCGTCCTCGTCATCTGACTCTGCTACCACGCTGCTACCAGGACAGGACAAACCAGCGCCATCTGCCGCCACGTGGGCGATACCCTGACTTGTGGTTTCTTGTGGGCCTAGGTTGTCTGAGGTTGGACTTTCGGAAGTTCGTAAACCGCAGGCCGCTGGTTCGATTCCAGTCGCCGGCTCCAGCCCTTTCCACAGAATCCCAGGGGCTTGCACAACCGATCCGAGTCGGGATTTTGTTGCGCCTCAATCCCATTCAAGTTGCTTGATGACAGGAGGGAGGTCATTTCTTTCTCGGGAGGAATGATATCAGGAAACTTGTACTAACTCGCAAGGCGGTCTGCTACATACTGTTCAGGGTCGATGACTTCTTGCTTGATAGAACCCACAGGAGGAATCGTCAGAAGGCGCAGTCTGCCCCCCACCGCTCCGGCTTCAATGGCAAACTGCTCTCCATGATCGATCGTGAGGCGGACTGCAATCTTGTACAACGCCTTGGCCTCGTCGATCGAAAAGGATGAGTCGAGGCAATCATCATCCTTGTACAATTGATTGGCGAGACTGCCGGCCAGCACTTCCGGGCGGCGTTTCTCCTCTTTGAAATGAGCGCTTTTATCAAGAAGGACGTTCGCGACGCCGTCTTCTCCGATGAACCGAGCCCCACAGCCATGGGCGCTTAACCGGCTCACGCGCTCCGTCGTCACATGCCAGTTGCCCCGGCCGTTTTTTCTCCACCGGATTTCGCGCACTGTAACCAGTGGAGTTTCTCTCTCATAGCCGGCCACTGCTACATAGGCCACATGCTCATTCGAGGGAGGGGGAAGGTTCGCCGCTTTCGGTGGCTGAATCCCAGTGTGTTCTCGATACGTCTGCTCGAGCTTTTTGGCTAACCTATCGGCTTGGGCCTCCAGGGACTGTAGTTTTGACGATCGTGCGAGTTCCCGACATACCTCATGAAAGCGCTGGTACAGGTATAGATTCTCTCCATACCACCCTTGCAGTGTGCCAGCACTCCGTAAGCCGAGTTGGCACGTCTTGTCGACTTGAGCAGGAGGCGGAACAGTGGAGCCCAACAGGACCGCATCGGCCCCGATGATAATGCCTGTCGAAGTAAGAAAGATCCCAATCAGTGATCCCAGCATGATGCAACACTTTTATTCTGGAAGTAGAAGCAGAGTATGAGATTATTTTGTAACATTTCAGATCAGGGCTTGTCACTTTAACCTACACCAGAGGAGGCAGGTCAGGAATCCCATTCATCTATGTCGGTAAATAAAGGACGGTAATTTATGGCATCGAGTTCCGCCGTAGAGAAGCCGACTCCGACTAGTCAAGGAAACCGCGCTTGATGGCGTAGCCTATGAGCTCGGCGTTGTTCGTGAGGTTCATTTTTTTGAGGATGCGCACTCGGTAGGTACTCACGGTCGTCACGCTCAGTTCCAATTCTGTCGCAATAGCTGACAGGCCCTTACCTGTGATGAGCAAACGGAAGACTTGATCCTCGCGTTTGGACAGGGTCTCATGAGGCAGACTGGGAATCCTGGCATTGACGCCTATGGCCAGGTTCCGTCCTACCTTCTCGCTGGCGAGCTCCTGATGTTTCCCCACGGTTTCCCCTGCGCGAGTGACCTCGGACAACTCGGCTTTCTTGCCGACATTGCCGTTCGTCCCTGCCCTGAACTGTGACACTGCACTCGTAAGCCGGCTGGCAAGCTGTTGGGACGTCTGTTGCCGCCAGATCAGCAGGACGATGACGAATGAGGTCCCGACAAAGAAAATCCATCGAAGCAGATCATCCCAATCGTGAATCGCCATTGAGTTGAGCGGATGTAGCAGAAGATAGGCGGCTCCGGCGCCTGCAAGGACGGTGGCAAGCAACCCGGATCCCAGACCTCCATAGCAGGTGCTCACAATGACGGCCAACAGGGGAATGAACAGGTTTGCTCGATCACTAAAGGCCATCAGGTGGGTCGAGATAAAAATCCCGATGCCAACTGTTGCGACAGAGAGACAATATCTCCAGAGGGCGGCCAGGATCGGAGTCCAGGCAACAGCATCGAGGTCAAGAAGTTGGCCTGGAGCGCGAGTCAAAGGTCCCGGCGAGTGTCCGTATGACATAACAAATCATTTTGTCGACGATGTAACTGGACGGAAGGAGCAGCAAGATCAATACCATTTGTGGTGTTTCTACGTTACCCCGATGCAATCTAGTACAACCACGCTATCTTCAACAATGTCACTATGCATTCTTGTCAACCATCTAGCGACGCTTCTGTCTGAATTGTGAAATTTCGCACAACGCGCTCAGCACGTAAATGATACCCCACGCTTCTGTCGGAATTGTGAGATTCCGCACAGCTCGCTCAGCGCGTAAATGCACCATTCGTATTCTTCTGCGTTCTTCAGTTCGAAATGTTGAACAGAACTGGACAGAGCTGGCGGCAATAGGTGCGAATAAATTGTCTAATAAATTATGCACATGCAGCCGTTGTCACCTGTCATTCAGGGCGAGTACCTGCAATGTCGAATGAATACGACAATCAGGTAAGCAGTTTGCCTGCGTAAGAACTTTACTACAAGACGTTGTAGAGAGAATTTGACGGCTGAGTAAACCCTTGCTACATCTGTTTTATTGCGGATTGATGTGGCTCGAAGCCATTTTTAGGCAAGCGACGTCCACAAAAATGCCTATCGGCAGGATTCGCACATGAACCAGATTGTCCTCATTGCCTTGCGCAGGCCTTACACCTTCGTGGTCTTTGCCCTCCTCATCGTGGTCTTCGGGACCTTGTCGGTGCTCCATATGCCGACCGATGTCTTCCCGAATATCACGATTCCTATCACCTCCGTGGTCTGGGATTACGCCGGCCTGCTGCCGCAGGCTGTGGAAGGGCGCATTACGTATTTGTTCGAGCGCGCCCTGACCGCGACAGTGGAAGGCATCAAGTACATCCATAGTCACTCGTACTTCGGCTTCGCTATCACCAATATTTATCTGCAGGACGGGGTGGACGTGGGTAGGGCCGAAGCCGATATTACAGCCATCGCGCAGAGGGTTGTCAGGTGGCTGCCGCCGGATATTTCCCCACCCATGATCATGCGTCTCGCGCCATCCGCTATCCCGGTGGCCATGCTCGAAATCAGCTCCGACAGCCTGACACCCGCGGAGCTCTATAACCTCGCCTTCATGCGGATCAGGCCCCTCCTTGTGACGGTCAACGGGGCGATCCTGCCGCACCCCTATGGCGGTCAGGACATGCAGGTCATGATCAACCTCGATCAGCAGAAATTACTGGCCCGCCATCTCACGCCGGCCGATATCCACGATGTGCTCCTGCAGCAATACCGCGTGCTCCCGACCGGCGACATCAAGATCAAGCCGACCGACTGGATCGTCCAGACGAATGCCTCGCCGCTGCAGATCGAGGAGTTTGCCAATATTCCCGTCAAGCGGGAAGGCAACGCGTTCGTCTATATGCGCGACGTTGCTACTGTGCGCCTCATGGGCCGGGTGCAACAGAATTCGGTGCTGGTGAAGGGCAAGCAGACCGTCATCATCGTCGTGATGAAGAGCACCGAGGCCTCGACCCTGGATGTGGTCGAAGGGATCAAGAAGATGATGCCCCGCGTCCAGGAAGTCATCCCGGATGGCGTGAAGATCAGGCTCCTCGACGATGCCTCGACCTTCGTCAAGGATTCGATCTCAGACGTCGTCCATGAAATGGTGACTGCCGGTGCGCTGGTCGGCCTCATCGTGCTGGTGCTGCTCGGCTCCTGGCGACCGACGATCATCGTCGCCACCACGATTCCGCTCTCGATCCTGACCGCACTTATCGGCCTACATTGGCTCAACGAAACAATCAATATCATGACCCTGGGCGGGTTAGCGCTGGCCGTCGGCATTCTAGTCGACAACGCGACTGTGATGATCGAGAACATCGATACCCACCTCGCCATGGGGAAACCACTGGAGCAGGCGATTATTGACGCCTCACAGCAGCTTGTTCTCCCGACGTTTGTCACCACCCTGTGCATCGCGGTCGTTTGGTTCCCGCTCTTCGAACTCGGGGGCGTCGGGGGCTACCTCTTCAAGCCCATGGCAGAGGCAGTCATGATTGCGATGCTCGCGTCCTTTGTCCTGTCGTTCACGCTCCTGCCAACCATGGCAAAGTACATACTCCGGGTTCACCACGCGTTGCAGGGGGACGAGCATGACACACGGCCGGCGAAGGAGCCGTCTGGCATCTTCAGGCGCTTCCAACGCGGGTTCGACCGGTTCCGTGATCGCTACAATGCGCTGCTCGAACGAGTGATCGCCCATCGCAGCGCCTTCGTCATGATCTCGCTGGCGATCGCGGTGGGTTCCCTGTCCCTCTTTTTCTTCCTCGGCCGTGATTATTTCCCCGAGATCCGGTCGGGCGTGATTCAGATGCATATGCGGGCGCCGCTCGGAACTCGTATCGAGGCATCCGGACGTATCGCCACGCTGGCCTCCGAGTCCATCGAGGAACTGCTGCCCGGTCAGGTCGAAAATATCGTCAGTAATTGCGGCCTGCCTGTCGGTCCGCACAACCTCGCCTTCATTCCGACGCCGACGGTCGGTTCCCAGGATTGCGATCTGACGATCCTCTTAAAGAATGAAAAGTCGCCGGTGTGGGAGTTTCGGCGCATTCTCCGCAAAGGCTTGACGGAGCGCTACCCGGGCACCGAATTCACGTTCCAGCCCTCCGACCTTACGGCCAAAATTCTCAACTTCGGCGCCCCGGCGCCGATCGACGTGCAGGTCAACGGTCCGAACATGTATCCCAACTACGAGTTCGCCCGCAAATTGGCGGCCAAGTTTAGCGAGATCCCCGGCACCGCGGATGTGGTGATCCAGCAAACGATGAGCACCCCGACCCTTACGGTCAAAGGCAATCGCACGTTCGGACTCGGTGTGGACAGGACCCTGAAGGACATGGCCGAGAATCTGCTTATGACGACCGCCGGCAGCCAACAGGTCGACCAGATGTTTTGGCTCGATCCCAGTACCGGCATGTCGTACCTGATCAATGTCTATACGCCACAGGCGCAGGTCAATAGCATTAATAGTCTGAAGACCATCCCAGTCAACTCTTCGAGTAATTCTTCGAACGATCACGATGTGCAGCTGCTCGGTAATTTGGCTCACCTGTCCGTGGAAGGTACGCCGGGCATGATCACGCATGGGAACATCATGCCGCTGTTCGACATCTATGTCTCCGCCGAAGGGCGTGACCTGGGCGGGGTGCTGGCGGATGTCGAGAAGGTGGCCAACAGCATGAAGCAGGAGATGCCGAAGAGCGCGGCGCTCGAAATCCATGGCCAGGCCGCGCTGATGTATGAGGCCTATACCGAGCTGATCTTCGGTCTGCTCGCCGCGATCCTGCTGGTCTATCTGCTGATCGTCATCAACTTCCAATCCTGGCTCGACCCCTTCATCATCATTACGGCCTTGCCCGGCGCCCTGGCGGGCATTGCGTGGAGTCTGTTCGCGACCCAGACAAATCTTTCCACGCCGGCGCTGACGGGTGCCATCATGACCATGGGCACGGGGACTGCCAATTCGATCCTCGTCGTCTCCTACGCTCGCGAACGGCTCGAAGAGCACGGCAATGCATTACGGGCCGCGATCGAGGCCGGGAAAGCCCGGTTCCGTCCGGTGCTCATGACGGCCTCGGCCATGATCATCGGAATGGTTCCCATGGCGACGGGCTATTCCCAGAATGCGCCGCTGGGTCGCGCGGTCATCGGCGGCTTGTTCGTGGCCACAGTCTTCACGCTGTTTTTCGTGCCCTGTGTGTATGCGATTATCTACAGCAGACGAGTGGCTCCGCAAAAAGGAGGCGCCTCATGATGACGACACTCCGTGGAACACGCACGCTCCTTTTTGCGGTCCTGCTTTTTTGTGGGTTCTATTTCGGCTATCGGGCCTATGAAAGCAGAACGGAGGCCTCAGCGGTACACGACGAGCCGCTCGATGCGGCCATCCCGACCGTGGCCGTTGTCTCTCCGAAGCCGCTTTCGGCGACCGAGACCATTACGCTTCCCGGCACTATTGTGGGGTGGTACGAGGCGCCGATCTATGCACGTGTCACGGGTTATGTGAAGATGTGGTACAAAGACTACGGCGACCAGGTCAAGAAGGGTGACGTCCTCGCCGAAATTAGCACGCCGGATCTCGACGCCGAATATCGGCAGGCCCATGCGGATCTGGAATCGGAGCGCGCGAAGTATCGGCTCGCTGAGGTGACTGCGGAGCGGTGGATCGCACTCCGCCGTCTTCATGCGGTCTCCGAGCAGTCGATTACGGTACAGGAACAAAACATGTACGCCCAGGCCGCCCTGGTCAAGGCCGCGGAGCAAAAGGTCAAGAACATCGAGGCGTTCATTGGGTTCAAAAAGATCGTCGCTCCCTTTGACGGCGTGGTCATCCAGCGCAACATCAACGTCGGGAATTTGGTCACGAAGGAAGGCAATATCAGCACCCCCAATGCGATCTCCAACCTCTTTACGGTAGCTGTCGTCGATAAGTTACGCCTCTTTGTCAACGTGCCAGCAGCCTTCGGGCCCTTTCTCCAACCAGGTCTGACCGCCGACGTCACCGTCCCGCAATTGCCTGATCGCAATTTCACCTTCAAGTTACTGACCATCGCCCGCGGATTCGATGTAAGCACGCGCACCGCAGTCACCGTCTTCACGATCAGCAACGAGGACCGAGCGCTCTGGCCCGGTTCTTACGCCCAGGTCCGCCTTACGGCGCCGATCGAGAGACAAGTCTACACGATTCCGTCCACCGCGCTGGTGTTCCAAGAGCACGGCACACAAGTGGCCGTCGTGACAGAGGAACAGCGCGTGCACTTGAAGCCCATCACGGTGACCAAACCCCTGGATAACGCCGTCGAAGTGGCAGAGCGGTTTTCTCCGACCGACCGTATCATCAACAATCCCAGTGCTGCGTTGCTCGAAGGCAGGAAGGTGCGCGTCGTGACGCCTGCGCCCGGGTATGACCTCGTCACGACGGAAACGCCCGCCTCGAAGGAATAATCTGTAGGGAAACCGAGTTTTGTTCTCCGATCGTTTGCTGATTGCTGGACCTTTCGAAAAGTTTCCTCAGAACACGATCGACTCACCTGGGTCACAATCCTCACTTGGAATGCGAAGGAATGCCCGTCGATCTTTCAACGAAAGCTATCTGTCTTAGGGCTGGTTCAAAAGCAAATGAATAAAGAAGGAGGCATGGTATACATATGAAAACGTTAATCATTGTGGCTCGGGACTCTATGTTAGGTGAGTTGGAAAAGCTCTTGAACGATACCGGCGTCAATGCGTACACCATACTGAGCAACGTCATGGGCAAGGGTGTCACTGGTCGAGTGTTTGGGACCTTCCTCAAGCCTGACATCAACTCCATTATTTTTTCGGTTCTCCCATCCGAACTCGCAGACAGGGCAGTCAGCGCGCTCAAGGCGCTTCACGCGGCACGAGGAAAGGCTACACACGGGCAGCCTGTCGCCCTCAAGGTCTTTACTTTCCCTTGTGAAGAACATGTGTAGTGCTATGGAGTACAAACCGCCAGTTTGCTTTTAGAGAATGTTTTTTGACAGCAGTCCGATTCGAGATAAACTCAGTTCTATGGCTGTTCGCTTGCAGGAGCATCATGGAACAACTGTTGGGATATATTATTTATTGCATAGCGTACGCGGTACTCCGCTTAGTTGGAGTTAAGGCCCCAAGTTGGCGAGCTCGCAATATCACATCCATGGTCGTTTTCTTCGTTTCCCTTGTTACAGCTGTTGCTTATCTCGCTAGACCCATACCATGAGTCGTTGCCTACTGCGGCCGATTGATGGAAGGCCCTTCGGCACCCGACCATTGCGACCGCGAGCAGCATGAAGGCCCCTGTCGGGATAACCGGGTGCTCACGAGTCATCGCGGACCCTCCGAAAATCCAGCTCCGCCGAATTAAATAGTCAGCATCATTCTCTTCACTTGGCCTTTAAAATCTGCGCCGTATTCACCGATCAAATCACTTCCTGAAGTGAGAGTGCGAGAAAGTTATATTCCCCATGTTGATTGGACGAAAGGCGGCTGTTAGGAGCCGAAAGAGACTCTCAATTCAATGAGGTTAAGCAATCCTCGAAGTAGCTTGAATTGCGGGGGACTAGCCAATCGTCATCGCGCGGTTTCGCTCAGCGCGCACCGTGTGAAACGCGAATAAGCCTCTGCAGGTTGACCGTCACCAGTTACATGAATCGGCACTGTGTTGTCCCCCTCCTGTTGGATTTGACCCTCTTTCTGAGCCATTTCGGAACGCCCCTGGAGCCCCTCTACACGTGGGACCAAGACTTGCCTGTTTCTCCGACTCTTCCTTAGCAGATGTGGTGAATCTTCGCATAACCTGGAGTTTCAAAGCGCTGATCAGATCCAGGGAGGGGCGTATGCTGCAACAAGCATTTCTTGGCGATCAGATTCTCGACGTGGTGAGAGCGAATTTTGGATGTACCATGGATGAGTTGATCCTGAGCTTGCCAGGGGTGAGTTGGTCCGAGGTCTTTCTCGAAGTTGATCGCATGAGTCGGTCAGGCCAGTTGCAGCTCACCCAAAATAGTGCACGAATGGTTACGACGCTTCGTGTAGTCTGAACTTCGTGGAACCAGTGCAGCCCGTATTGTGGAGGCCGGTCCGTCATTGTCACATGACTCGCAGAATGGAACCGGGTGGAGGCTCTGGCAGTGGGCCAGCTCCTTTCTGCTCAGACGTGCTTTCTTCTTCCCTGGGAGAGGTCTCCACCCCCATTCTTGAGGCATTGGTATGGTGGCTCTGTGAATGCCAAAACCACAACACTCCTTCCGGTGATCCTGCTTGCCCCAGCAGTATCAGCAAACGGACTGCTGCCGAAGGAAGAGTAGCCACATGGCTTGTCCCGCCAGCAAAATGTCTGATGAGGGGAGCGAGAGCCTTAACGCGAAGACACACGGGGTGCTGAATGAACGCGTCCCGCGAGAACGTCAATCCCGAGAAGACCGTGTCTTAACATGGTGGGTCAGCGTCATGATGGCCATGGTCTTCCTCATTCTCGTCTTGTTCTTGGTCCAAGTTATTTTTTCGGGGCCGAAAAACAGGCATCCAACGGAAAGCGCGTGGTACTGCAACCCTTTGCCGCTCTTCAAAATTCTCAGTCGGGATCGCCCGATCCCCGTCTCCCCACCATCTCACTGGATCCTACAAGGGGAGCCAACGAAAACATATCAAGGTCGCGCGAAAGAAGGCGTTGCGAGGCGCTGGCGCCCAGAACATCTTCGCCATCGACAAGAAATCCGGAACCCCGGTGGATATTCCTCCCCTATACACTCTCTCTCTTTTATCTGGATGGGCGGTGAAATTCATAGGATAACTCCTCAGTCAAATCCGTATTTGGTTAAGAGTTTTTGAACGTGAGTCGTCATCAGGAAATCGGAAAACTGGTCTGCGACAGAGCGTAATGAGGCTCGACAGGTCGAGGCAACTGCTTGTCCGAACTGAATCGGCACAGGGGTTTCCATTAGGGTTTCATCACTGATGCGCACATACACGCTGTCGACCGTGTTTACGCGATAGATCAAACCCACATCGGCCTTGCCTGTGCGAATGAGATCCATAATGTCCTCGCTATGTGGCGCATAGAGAATGTTGAAACGGCTTTTATACGTGGGAGAGAGTTTTGTCAGCACCCGCGCCGTGACCTCTCCCAAGTAGGACGTCTCAGGATCCCCGAGGGCGATGCGTGTAGTTCGATTCGCCAGCGCATCGCGAAGGGAAATCATTGTCTCTCGGGAGTCCGACGACATCACGAGGACGAGGGATGTCTGCGCAAAAATCCGAGGGCGGCCGTTCAGTGTCAGTCCCTTCTTGTGCAGGTACTCGACTTCTTCCACTCCCGCCGACAAAAAGACATCGATCGGCGCTCCTTTTTCTATTTGTCGAAGAAGCGTTTTCGACGGCGTGTACACGATGTGGACCACCGCACCGTATTCGCGCTCGAACATCGGCAGGATTTCACTGAACGCCGGTCTTAAGCTGGGAGGTGCCCCAACGGTCAGGCCTAGTTCAACCTCAATTTGGGCCACCCTCGCGGCTGCTTGCTGATGCCCCTTCTGCGCCGCGAGCCTGTAAAACGTGAGGGCCTTCTTGAGATCCTTCAGTCCGCCCAGACGGCCCGATTCAAACGCTTCACCCACTCGGAATGCAGCTTCGGGATCTCCGCGGGCAGCTTTTTCTGTGTCGGAGGCATACTCCTGGGCGGCTTTAGGATTCAGTGGGTGTGGTGCCTGTGCCGTGACATCACCAGGGCTGCCGGCCATGGAAACGAAAAGCGCCACAAGCATGATGGTCCCAACGGCGGTCATAGCAACCTCCACAGCTGCTCTTGGAAGTCTGGGCAGGCATCGTTGCATGTGTTCAAGCCCAGTGAAGACTGATGAACATAATCGGGTCGTCTATTGGCGGTCACGCGCTGGTTGAGAAGAGGCGAGTGTCGATTCGGGAGATAGCAAGTTACCCCATGTTGCCCTCCATGAGGTAGATGGGAGCAGGACATTGCCAGCCGCCAGCTGATTTGTCAAATTCGACCTGCCTCTATAGTTGTACCAACTTCGATCTGCCTGTGACTCACATAGAACTGGCACAACTACATGAGGGCATCTCAGGAGAAGAACAGGTCGCTGGTTCGATCCCAGTCGCCAGCTCCATAGACCTTCGTTGATCGAACCACTGCCTTCACCCATTCGACCCTGCGGTTCGCGGATTAGTCTCCGCATGACCATGGGCATCG contains these protein-coding regions:
- the modA gene encoding molybdate ABC transporter substrate-binding protein, yielding MTAVGTIMLVALFVSMAGSPGDVTAQAPHPLNPKAAQEYASDTEKAARGDPEAAFRVGEAFESGRLGGLKDLKKALTFYRLAAQKGHQQAAARVAQIEVELGLTVGAPPSLRPAFSEILPMFEREYGAVVHIVYTPSKTLLRQIEKGAPIDVFLSAGVEEVEYLHKKGLTLNGRPRIFAQTSLVLVMSSDSRETMISLRDALANRTTRIALGDPETSYLGEVTARVLTKLSPTYKSRFNILYAPHSEDIMDLIRTGKADVGLIYRVNTVDSVYVRISDETLMETPVPIQFGQAVASTCRASLRSVADQFSDFLMTTHVQKLLTKYGFD
- a CDS encoding efflux RND transporter periplasmic adaptor subunit; the encoded protein is MMTTLRGTRTLLFAVLLFCGFYFGYRAYESRTEASAVHDEPLDAAIPTVAVVSPKPLSATETITLPGTIVGWYEAPIYARVTGYVKMWYKDYGDQVKKGDVLAEISTPDLDAEYRQAHADLESERAKYRLAEVTAERWIALRRLHAVSEQSITVQEQNMYAQAALVKAAEQKVKNIEAFIGFKKIVAPFDGVVIQRNINVGNLVTKEGNISTPNAISNLFTVAVVDKLRLFVNVPAAFGPFLQPGLTADVTVPQLPDRNFTFKLLTIARGFDVSTRTAVTVFTISNEDRALWPGSYAQVRLTAPIERQVYTIPSTALVFQEHGTQVAVVTEEQRVHLKPITVTKPLDNAVEVAERFSPTDRIINNPSAALLEGRKVRVVTPAPGYDLVTTETPASKE
- a CDS encoding LuxR C-terminal-related transcriptional regulator; this translates as MSYGHSPGPLTRAPGQLLDLDAVAWTPILAALWRYCLSVATVGIGIFISTHLMAFSDRANLFIPLLAVIVSTCYGGLGSGLLATVLAGAGAAYLLLHPLNSMAIHDWDDLLRWIFFVGTSFVIVLLIWRQQTSQQLASRLTSAVSQFRAGTNGNVGKKAELSEVTRAGETVGKHQELASEKVGRNLAIGVNARIPSLPHETLSKREDQVFRLLITGKGLSAIATELELSVTTVSTYRVRILKKMNLTNNAELIGYAIKRGFLD
- a CDS encoding efflux RND transporter permease subunit is translated as MNQIVLIALRRPYTFVVFALLIVVFGTLSVLHMPTDVFPNITIPITSVVWDYAGLLPQAVEGRITYLFERALTATVEGIKYIHSHSYFGFAITNIYLQDGVDVGRAEADITAIAQRVVRWLPPDISPPMIMRLAPSAIPVAMLEISSDSLTPAELYNLAFMRIRPLLVTVNGAILPHPYGGQDMQVMINLDQQKLLARHLTPADIHDVLLQQYRVLPTGDIKIKPTDWIVQTNASPLQIEEFANIPVKREGNAFVYMRDVATVRLMGRVQQNSVLVKGKQTVIIVVMKSTEASTLDVVEGIKKMMPRVQEVIPDGVKIRLLDDASTFVKDSISDVVHEMVTAGALVGLIVLVLLGSWRPTIIVATTIPLSILTALIGLHWLNETINIMTLGGLALAVGILVDNATVMIENIDTHLAMGKPLEQAIIDASQQLVLPTFVTTLCIAVVWFPLFELGGVGGYLFKPMAEAVMIAMLASFVLSFTLLPTMAKYILRVHHALQGDEHDTRPAKEPSGIFRRFQRGFDRFRDRYNALLERVIAHRSAFVMISLAIAVGSLSLFFFLGRDYFPEIRSGVIQMHMRAPLGTRIEASGRIATLASESIEELLPGQVENIVSNCGLPVGPHNLAFIPTPTVGSQDCDLTILLKNEKSPVWEFRRILRKGLTERYPGTEFTFQPSDLTAKILNFGAPAPIDVQVNGPNMYPNYEFARKLAAKFSEIPGTADVVIQQTMSTPTLTVKGNRTFGLGVDRTLKDMAENLLMTTAGSQQVDQMFWLDPSTGMSYLINVYTPQAQVNSINSLKTIPVNSSSNSSNDHDVQLLGNLAHLSVEGTPGMITHGNIMPLFDIYVSAEGRDLGGVLADVEKVANSMKQEMPKSAALEIHGQAALMYEAYTELIFGLLAAILLVYLLIVINFQSWLDPFIIITALPGALAGIAWSLFATQTNLSTPALTGAIMTMGTGTANSILVVSYARERLEEHGNALRAAIEAGKARFRPVLMTASAMIIGMVPMATGYSQNAPLGRAVIGGLFVATVFTLFFVPCVYAIIYSRRVAPQKGGAS